The Streptomyces sp. TLI_235 genome window below encodes:
- a CDS encoding dihydrofolate reductase, which translates to MRIVVSEFMSLDGVVQAPGGPQEDTDGGFAHGGWSHPFFDPEVVGGAFDGALGAADALLFGRRTWQTMAAAWPDRAGDPFADRMNSIPKYVVSGTLGDSDLTWANTTRIPSDEAVARIAELHKAEGGDLLIMGSPTLARTLLSEGLVDELKLVVMPVLLGGGKSIFPADGGKRTLELVSTVTSGTGVNVCTYRPVTA; encoded by the coding sequence GTGCGCATTGTGGTCAGCGAGTTCATGAGCCTCGACGGCGTCGTGCAGGCGCCCGGCGGCCCCCAGGAGGACACCGACGGCGGCTTCGCCCACGGCGGCTGGTCGCACCCCTTCTTCGACCCCGAGGTGGTGGGCGGCGCCTTCGACGGGGCGCTCGGCGCCGCGGACGCGCTGCTCTTCGGCCGCCGCACATGGCAGACCATGGCCGCCGCATGGCCCGACCGGGCGGGCGACCCGTTCGCCGACCGGATGAACAGCATCCCCAAGTACGTGGTCAGCGGCACCCTCGGCGACTCCGACCTGACGTGGGCCAACACCACGCGCATCCCCAGCGACGAGGCCGTCGCCCGGATCGCCGAGCTGCACAAGGCCGAGGGCGGCGACCTGCTGATCATGGGCAGCCCCACCCTCGCCCGCACCCTGCTCTCCGAGGGCCTGGTGGACGAACTCAAGCTCGTCGTCATGCCGGTCCTGCTGGGCGGCGGCAAGTCGATCTTCCCGGCCGACGGCGGCAAGCGCACCCTCGAACTGGTCTCCACCGTCACCAGCGGCACCGGCGTCAACGTCTGCACCTACCGCCCGGTCACCGCCTGA